The Rhodamnia argentea isolate NSW1041297 chromosome 7, ASM2092103v1, whole genome shotgun sequence genome contains the following window.
TCTGGGAACCAAAAATTTCATTGCTCAGACTGATCGATTTTCATTGAAGGTAAGCGAACATCGTCTTCGTAATTACTCATGAGTCGTCTTCAAGTTTTCGTCATTTTGGATAATCTTCTGTGGGGTTCAAGCTCGTATCGGAGGGTACTCTAGgcttaaaatctttttttttttttttttttttggcttctctTCGATGTAAAATGATCGAAAAGGTGCTTGATGGTGAAGGTGGTGAAGAAAGTGTGAATGGGCGAGAGGCTTTTGAGAAACTGAACGAGAATAGGAGCTCGAATTCGTCTTCTTAGAGCTTTTGGTGCTTGTCAAGTCAGGTGCCAAATGGGTTAATCATGTGAAACTACATGTGGCTGCAGTTTCTGTATGAACTCGTATGTGATGTGATGTCATGTGATTGGtgtagaattttcttttccgaGAATGTACGGGTTAAGCCGAAGGATTTTAGCACTTGGAAGAGGGTTGCACACGGTGTCGGGTGATGGCCCGTCCGACACCTTGAGGAGGAAGATTGCTGagttggagaagatgaagaagaggaggaatcctaggaaaaatcaagtatTTGTCGAGGTTCCGGAGCCAAAAACATTTCTTGATACAGCAACTTGGCCGATGGTCCTCGCCGGTGTTGGAATTGCACTCTTCGCAAAGCTGCTCATGATggtaaagggaaaaataaaaaagaacatgttGCTTTTGCTTGTTGAATCGTTGCATGCTTGTTAATTTTAttgtttcataattttttttcctttttcaatctcaTGTGGTAATTAAGTCGAGAAGTTGGTTACTATGGTGAAGTTTATCATGAGTATGTAGTAGTTCCATCTTTGACTTATTTATTTTGTGAGCTCTAAGTTTCTACATACTGAAACCTGATAGTCTCATCATTACAAGGATTGGTAGACAACCTCAAAGTAAGATCGGGAAGCTTCATCTGGTTTTTATGGTCCTTTTACGCCCTAGGTCATCAGAATCTTCAACTAAACTATCCCATGCTGACTTGTACAACTTTAACAACATAAGAGAAACTCTATGGTGTTGTTAGCTCAATATTGCACTAAATATTGTACAAGTAGCTATTGTTAGTAGTTTGGAATTCATTGTTCTATAAGCCATCTCATTCTACTAAAGCAAAAgttcttgtttttatttgtaTCAAAACAAAGCTACTTATGGAACTATTTCCCTCGCTACACCTTGAATGATCCAAATTATTAAGTGCTAGATGTTTCTGTTTTGTCAACCAACTATTCCTGCCATTCACATACTGCAGTCTTGATAATTGACATAGGAGAGTTTTTGTATGGTGACTTCGTTTACCATCTTGTAGGTAATATAAACCACGTAAGAGGTTTTATAAAATTGAGCATTATTGGGATGATTCACCTAATTGGGTGTCTATTGCCAACATGCAAGACAATTGGTTCAAATTCTACCCTATGACAATCTGAAGCTTTCTTCTATCCTATTGCTTTTGTCAatggatatctcatttgatttccttttcttttggaatgTATTCAGAGGGTACCTTTCTGGTATTTCCAGAGTTAATCATGGCTGAACTTTGTTGTTCCACTAGATTGATGTTTTTGTGACTTTCACTGCAGTATGATGATTCCAGATCACAGGAAATGATTGAGCGAAAAATAAAGCATGCTCCTGCTGGTCAAGGCACAGTTAGGATGCTCACTCGTGAAGAGTGGGATGAAATACGAGAAGTGAGGCCCAGGACTCCCTTTGAATCCAAGCTTGCTCGACCAAATGCTAGAATAAGAACTGGAGAACCCTTGCGCATGGTGAGATTAAAGCTGTTGGCAAGTTTAAATTTTCCCATGTTGCTGATAGTTGATTAAACCCATGCAAGGCTTTAAGTAGTTTTTGTGTGATTATGCTGATAGTTTGTTAAAATCATGAAAGGCTTTAAGTATTGTCTGTGTGACTAATAAATTTATTCGGGGTCTCTCCATTTTACTGAGTTTATTCTAGCTGCTTGTGGGTTTGCATATTACCAATGTAGCATCTTCTCTACTTGAATTGAATTGTCTAAGTTTAGTCTTGCCTCCATTAGATAGAGGGTATGGTAATGTTGACTTTCTCATCATAGATTTAGACAAAATTTTGAGCTGTCCAATTTCCCCATCTATGTTAGCTGCATTATTGCTCAGAAGTTCAATACTTTGTACTGAGGACATTTATCCGTGTTAGTCAGATATGATATAGATGGTGACTGTGGGTATAGCAGTTTGCTTCATTACAGTATGGTCCTTGCATTTCCGGCTTCCTTATCGTGTATACAGTGGCTCTTCAATGCTGGATCAGGATTGGACTTACCttcaaatgcaattaaaggAAAGTGTTTCTGTCAGTTATTTGGAAGGTCATTGTTACTGAAGTGTAAGGACTAACAAAATATTCTTGGAGGGGAGAATCAGAACAACTCGAAATGAGCTGCTTGAACTATGACAATGGGATTCTAGATTTGGAATTAAGCATTTAGGTGATATTTCTGGTTCACCATTAATGAAAGAGAAGATACAACCCCTGTATGCTACTTTTGGATCTTGTGTAATCCTTGTGGATGCCAAATGTGTCAGAGGATTATTGTGGTTAAATAGATCTTTGAACTGCGAGGAGGGACTATTCAGGTGATGCAGATTTCCATCATTGTTAAAGGAACACTCCCAAATGACTGTTGCTTTTGTGGCTGCCTGGTTTGTTTGCCTCTAGAACTGTATAGCTGAGGGCTCTGCGACACGTCTATTTGGCGTTAAATCAAAGTGCTTAGGTTGAGGTAAAGCTAGAGTTCAGATGCTTTATACTTTGGGCATTTGGTTGGGTGTGTTAAGAAGGAAATTCTCTTATTGTTTCACCTATAGCCTTAAAGAGAGCAGTTTTATAGATCACTTCTAACATGTCTTAAGTAAGTCTTGATCTTGGAATTTCTGTGCATATTACTGCACAAAGCAACTGCCTTTTAGCTTCAGTGATGTTTCTCTCTTGAGTTCTGTTATATAAGATTGCTTGCGACTTTTTCGTTAAGTTTATCGGTGTATTTGCATGTGGAATGCAAGCTGCAACCTATTTAACCCTGGTTAATCCTTTTTTCTTGTCTTGGTATTATTGCAGGAGGATCTGAAGGACTGGACAATTGATGTGATTGCTGATGCGCTTGCCCGAGTTGAAGAAAGCGTTCACAACCCTAAGTGAGTTGTGACCTTGGTTTAGTGCGTTCtctgcttcccctttcattcaCATATCATTCCTCGCGAAAATGGATCGACACCTTGTCCTATGCTTGATTCACAAGTTTCGAGGGGTCTTCTGCGTGTGTTAAAATACTATCCACATTTGAGGTTCTCGCCACTGGAAACTGGACTGGACTGGAGCACGACAGCACCCAAGATTCGGTACCAAACGGTGCCCTAAAACAATCCAGGGTTTTTGTCTGTACTTGGATCATGTATCAATGCATAAAGTTCATGCATAAGCGGAATAAAGTACATGAGGCTTTGCCCCGTGTTGCTTGGAGGCCGTTCTTCGTCTCGAGCATAGTTCTGGTCGATGGTTGCTTTTATGTATGCGGCCACAGAAGTCTTATGGAATGCGACCCTGTGTTATGCATCCTCTAATTCTCCTCCTGCAATGTTCCAGGGAACTTACCTTGTATTTAGTCTGTAGTGGCCGAGAGGGATATGTCCAAAATGATTTTCTGGTCGATGCATGCTGCCGCTGAGAATGGCTTTCTGGCTTTCATAGAAACTTCATTCCAACTGTACGCTCATGTAATTTGTTTTGGAGTGATTACTCTCTGGAAGTTAGCCGTTCGTGGCCGTCTGGATGGGAATTATACACGGAGACGGTCCAAAAGCAATCACTGCTTAATCCGAGGTACCGCGGATCTTAAGATGCAgtgatttttttcactttggcttgTGAGGGAATGCCTGCCTTCAGACACTCGCTAAACGTTCTTACGAGGGAAAAATACAATTCTCAAAACAATGATAGGCAGCCAGAACGTTGGAAACCATATTGTCGGAACATTGACAATCGTGATTAGGAATCAGAATTAACATCTAATCTCGATAACTTCaaatcctttgtttttttttctctctcttataaatcattcaaattctctcctcttttctaATCACTTTTGCCCAAATGCTAGTGTTAAATACATTTTCTTGACATGAACATGACTAATCCGAGAATCCGAAACGACTAatccatttgaaatttttcggcTAGATAATTTATTATTACACGACATTGAAAATCATCATGATTTTTACGAGACCACGAATGTGAAGAACTTAACTTGGATATTTCGAAAACAGGAGataaaaatcaactttaaaaaaaaaaaaaagaaggagcttTGAGATGCGGACCTCAGCCTTTGTCCAGTTGCACGCAAAGAAGGATTCCCCGAATGGGATAGGAAGCCAGATCACACGGAAAATCGAACTCCCTCGAAAATCCCATTTGTAAACTCTAATCATCAATTCTTGGGGAATCCCACCACCCACTTGTCCACGTGTAACTCAGCGCGTGGTCGCTTTCTCTCTCGAGGGGCCCACACCATCTCTTTCCATGCCACGTGGATAGTAAAAATTAAGTTGTGCTGTCCTTGGTGGGTCCCCAAAGTCAGAGGAAGATCATCCAATAAGGTATTTTCGTCAATAAATGCTTGAAGGCTTTGTGAAAAACCCAAGAAAAGAAGATTCTTCTCTTCAGCACCTTTTCATTCTAATGTTATATCCAAATaagttttattaaaaattgcgaTATTTTCTTATCAAGCATGATTGACAAATATGAATTCCCGATTTAGCAGCAATCTCGTAACTTGAAAGTCACCTCACGTTGACTATAAATGCTGAATTGATACGGGCAATATTAAAAATGCTTTGGACCCGAACATGTACCAAGATCGGATGGAAACATCACGTGTCGCTCGggacaataattaaaaaaataagacaaCTCcaataaatttgagaattttgtaTCTCCATATTGTACAAAACTCAATCAGAATTGGGTATTGGCCGATATATAGAATATACGCAGTACTTGAAACAAAACGTGGTGGATGTTCTTAATGCAGAAATTATCTTATGAAAACAGAACGAGAAGAAAAACGAATCATCGGCATAAGATACAAGCTAAATTTACTTTTCTAAGCAATACACTTAACAACATTGAAAAAGTCCACAAAAAGGAACTCATTTCATATAAGTTTACATATCAACCATACTTGTTTCAACGAATCTgaacatcacatttttttttcctcgcctCTCGCAAGAATAACCCGACATACGAGGTGAAAATTAtcgaaagaattttttttttttgacaatacgTAATATTTAAGAAAAGTATGTGATTTTCAAGGCATTGTATTTTCGGgtgtgaagaaaaaaaaaaggttatttgtattttttttttttttggtcaaaaggttTATACCGTTTATTTGCAATTAGATGCAACAATAACACATTCACGCAACAGTGCACGGACATGCGTGCCCATCATCTTCTgctccttcttctctctcaacCTTTCCCAATTGCACTGGAGCAGCCTACAGAGAGCTTCACGGCACTTCCTCTGGCTTCCCGGTTTCTGCTTCCCACGGGTAATCGattctcttctcctccttcttcgttgccgccgccgccgccgccgct
Protein-coding sequences here:
- the LOC115752537 gene encoding uncharacterized protein LOC115752537 — protein: MYGLSRRILALGRGLHTVSGDGPSDTLRRKIAELEKMKKRRNPRKNQVFVEVPEPKTFLDTATWPMVLAGVGIALFAKLLMMYDDSRSQEMIERKIKHAPAGQGTVRMLTREEWDEIREVRPRTPFESKLARPNARIRTGEPLRMEDLKDWTIDVIADALARVEESVHNPK